One Lucilia cuprina isolate Lc7/37 chromosome 4, ASM2204524v1, whole genome shotgun sequence DNA segment encodes these proteins:
- the LOC111676048 gene encoding bursicon — MLTAFGLDVVGRFFICFCCSLFVLILQNHVIKVSGDNAVVTTDNDISHIGDDCQVTPVIHVLQYPGCVPKPIPSFACVGRCASYIQVSGSKIWQMERSCMCCQESGEREAAVSLFCPKAKHGERKFKKVLTKAPLECMCRPCTSIEESGIVPQEIAGYSDEGPLNNHFRRIALQ; from the exons atgtTAACAGCTTTTGGCTTAGATGTTGTtggaagattttttatttgtttttgctgctCCTTGTTTGTGCTCATCCTACAAAATCATGTTATAAAAGTCTCGGGAGACAATGCCGTAGTGACAACAGATAATG atatttcccATATTGGTGATGATTGTCAGGTAACGCCTGTTATACATGTTTTACAATATCCGGGTTGTGTACCCAAACCTATACCCTCTTTTGCTTGTGTTGGACGTTGTGCTAGTTATATACAG GTATCCGGTAGTAAAATTTGGCAAATGGAACGTTCTTGCATGTGTTGTCAAGAATCTGGTGAACGTGAAGCTGCTGTTTCTTTATTCTGTCCCAAGGCCAAACATGGTGagcgaaaatttaaaaaggtctTAACAAAGGCTCCCTTAGAGTGCATGTGCCGCCCCTGCACCTCGATTGAAGAGTCGGGTATTGTACCACAGGAAATTGCCGGCTATTCTGATGAGGGTCCCTTAAATAATCATTTCCGTCGCATTGCTTTACAGTGA